The Dyella sp. 2HG41-7 sequence CCTATGCCTTGATGCTGCGCGATGCGCGCAAAGACGTGCTGCTGCCGTGGTTCGACAAGATCATCGCCACGCTGCGCGACCTTGCGCATACAAACGCCAACTTGCCAATGCTTTCGCGCACGCACGGACAAACGGCGTCGCCGAGCACGCTGGGCAAGGAAATCGCCAACGTGGTGGCTCGACTGGAGCGCCAGCGCAAGCAGCTGGCCGCCGTGGAAGTCCCCGGCAAGATCAACGGCGCCGTGGGCAACTACAACGCGCACGCCATCGCTTATCCTGAAGTCGACTGGCGCGCGTTTTCGCAGCGCTTCGTCACCAGCCTCGGTCTGGATTACAACCCGTACACCACACAGATCGAACCGCACGATGGCGTGGCCGAATATTGCGATGTCGTCCGTCGCGCCAACATCATCATGATCGACTTGGCGCGCGACGTGTGGGGCTATATCTCGCTGGGTTATTTCAAGCAGGCGTTGAAGGCGGGTGAAGTCGGCTCGTCCACGATGCCGCACAAGGTCAATCCTATCGATTTCGAAAATGCGGAAGGCAATTTCGGTCTCGCCAATGCGCTGCTCGGTCACTTCGCTGAGAAGCTGCCAATCAGCCGCTGGCAGCGCGACCTCACCGATTCCACTGTGCTGCGCGCGCTCGGCACTGCCTTTGGTCACACCCTAGTCGCGCTGGAATCGCTGCAGAAGGGACTGGGCAAGCTCAACGTAAATGCCGATCGCCTTGTCGGCGATCTGGACGCCAGCTGGGAAGTGCTGGCAGAAGCCGTGCAGACGGTAATGCGCCGCTACGGTTTGCCGGAGCCGTACGAGCAGCTTAAGGCGCTGACCCGCGGCCAAGGCATTACGCGCGATTCCATGCGTCAGTTCATTGCAACCTTGGCGCTGCCCGAAGATGCAAAGCAGCGCCTGCTTGAGCTTACGCCGGGCACCTACATCGGTCTTGCCGTCGATCTGGCAAAAACCATCTAATTCGACAGACCGGACAAACCAGGGAGCATTTGTCATGATGCTTGGGATGCTCTGATTCATTCCACATAGGTGGCATGATGTCCAGAAGGCCCGCAGGGTGTGTTGCGCGGCGCAGGGCAGACTGGCCGTCTGCTCAAGCCGCGCGACGCAGCATGCGGGCCTTCTGGACATCACCCTCCGGGCCGATTCTGTGTGTCCGCATGCCTTCGGTCCATCGACTCGAAAGACGGCCAGTCTGTCTTCGCCGATGGCCCTGTGGCCTGCAGACACACAGTACCGGTGACACCTGTGTGGAATGAATCAGAGCATCCCTTGTCGGCCTGAACGAGAGTCATGGCGCCCTTTTCCGAATTCCTGATATTCGCCGGTATCGGTGCGCTCGCCCAACTTGTGGACGGCGCGCTGGGCATGGCCTATGGCGTCACGTCGGCGGGGATGCTGCTGGGCATCGGCATGCCGCCGGCACTCGCGAGCGCCAGTGTGCATTACGCGGAAACTTTTACGTGCGGCGCGTCGGGCCTCAGCCACTGGTGGGCCGGCAATGTGCAACGCAATTTGTTTTGGGCGCTGGTGATTCCAGGCGTGATCGGCGCGGTGATCGGTGCGACTGCGCTCGCGCATATGCCGCCGATATGGATACGGTATTTCCTTACGCCGTATCTGCTCGCCATGGGCTTGTTTCTGGTCTTTCGCACTACGCGCCGCAAAGATCGCCGCACCGATGTGCCGCACGGCACGCGCGTATTGGGCTTTATCGCCGGCTTGCTCGATGCTGCCGGCGGCGGCGGGTGGAGCGCACTCACAGTGACGACGATGGTTGCGCGCGGACAAGAGCCGCGCACCGTCATTGGCAGCGTGCATTTGGCCAAATGCATCGTGAGCCTCGCTGCGAGCATCACGTTTTTGCTCAGCATTGGTCAAAGCAAGTTGCATGTGGTGCTGGGCCTGATTTTCGGCGGTGTAGCCGCAGCGCCGTTCGGCGCATGGCTGGTGCGCCGATTGCCGCCGCGCGTGTCCACGCTCATGGCCGGCCTGACCGTGCTGGCCCTAGGCATCTACAACTTCTATCACCTGATGCATCGGTGAGTTGGGCCCGAAAGCGCTAACGCGACAAATCGCAGATCCAGTTCACCTCCCAATTTTTGCCGTCCGGCGAAAACGATTGCTCCATATGCGCTGCGTGCGGCGACACGTTGAGCCACATCCAACGCACCAGCACCACGCGACCGTTCCATGTAACGCGGTTGTAAAACTCACCGCGATTCCCGTGGAATTCGCCAACGACAGGCGCCGCCGGATCGAGTTCGGCGTTGTCCAGATCGAGCCCGTAGATGATCCACTGACGGGTTTTCGGGTTGTACATACGCAAGGTCTGCGCTTTGAGATGCTCTTTCCCGTCCGTACTGGTGACTTCGAATTGCTCGAAATTCGCATTGGTGTCGAGCAGTTTGTGATGATTGGAAATACCGTCGTATTCGACCCAGACGTGAGAGCCGTTGAGTCGATCCGGCAGCCTGCGCACATGCGCTTTCCAATCGCCGATAAGGAAGTCGAAATCGTGAGAGCCGTCGTGCTGCGGTCCGGCGAATATCGCCGTGGGATTGGACGCTGTGTCGTCCGCGGCGACGGGAACGGCAATCCCCATCAACAACGCCGCGCTCATCATTAGCGATACGAGGGCTTTCGGTTTAGTCAGTTTCCGTACGACCATGCTCTGCTCCCGCGAGTTGACGCGATAGGAAGGGGGTTGCCGCCGGTTACCGCCCCCGGCGCAGTGCTAGGTCATGCGCCTGGGTGGGGTGTGGCGGCGGGGCCTACGCTTATCGATAGTCGGATTCCATACAATGACCACCTATGACTCTTTCTAACGCATCCCGTAAACCACTACCCATCGAAGTAAGCGGTTCGTCGAAACTGCCGCTGGGCATGACTGACGCGCAGTTTCTGCGCGATTACTGGCAGAAGCGACCGTTGCTGATTCGCAACGCCTTCCCCGATTTCCACTTGCCGATCCAACCGGAAGATCTGGCCGGACTGGCGTGCGAAGAAAGCGCGCTGTCGCGTCTAATCCAACACGATGAAGATCGCGAACGCTGGCGGGTAAAAACCGGTCCGCTAAGCGAAGACGATTTCAGCAAAACCGGCGACGCCAATTGGACGCTGCTGGTGCAAGACGTCGACAAGTGGGATATGGACGTCGCCGCGCTGCTGGTGCATTTCAGCTTTCTGCCCAGCTGGCGCGTGGACGATGTGATGATTTCCTACGCCGAGCCTGGTGGCGGCGTCGGCGCGCATGTCGATCAATACGATGTGTTTTTGCTACAGGGTCTCGGGCAACGTCATTGGGCGATCAGCACCGATCCGCATGCGCCGAAAGATTTTCGTCTCGACGTCGAGCTCAAGCAGTTGCAGCATTTTGCACCCACGCACGAGTGGCTGCTCGATCCGGGCGACATGTTGTATTTGCCGCCAGGTATCCCACACGACGGCGTGGCGTTCGGTGGCCCGTGCATGACGTTCTCCATCGGCATGCGCGCGCCGTCGCAAGCCGAACTGGTGGGCGATCTCGCCGATTACCTCGCCGAGCGCTTGTCGGAGGAGCAGCGTTACGCCGATCCGGATCTTGCGCCGGTCAAACGCACGGGTGAAATCGATAAGGCCGCGCTCAATCGCGTGCGCGTCGCAGTGCCGTTTGCCGCATCGCTGGATGACGCCGCGTTGGTCGACTGGTTCGGCTGCTTTATCACGCGTTATCGCAGCGCGCAGACGCCGTTGGCGCCGAGCAAACCGGTCAGCGAAGCGGCTTTGATGAAGCAACTGTCGAACGGCGCGTCGCTGTTGCGCCATCCATGGTCGCGTATGGCATGGGCGCAGGTCGGCTCGCGTTGCTGGTTGTACGTCAATGGCCATGCTTATCCGGCGTCGGTGCGTCGCGCCACACAGCTTTGCGCGGAGCGTACGCTGTCGCCGCCATTCGAATTGTCCGCCAACGATCTCGCCCTGTTGCTGGCGCTGGTCAATGATGGACATCTGATTCCCCGCCGGCTTCGAGGGCACCGCGCATGAATACCCCATCGCTCACCCCGGACGATGGCGCCCGGGCCGTTACCGGGCTCGATGCCATTGCGGCGATGCGCCTGGAATTGCTGACCGCGACGCGCTTCAAGCTGCACATCCACCTGCCCACCCTTCCGGCGTCGGTGCTGAGCAGCGAGGCCGAGCTGGCCGAGCTGCGTCGCATCGCCATCTCCGGCCGCGGGGCAGAGATTCGCGTCTTGCTGGGAAATCCCTCGGCGGCGTTGCGCACGGGGCACCGCCTGATCGATCTGGCGCAACGACTCCCCAGCGTCCTGCAAATTCGCAGCCCCGCCCACGACGAAGACGAAAACGGCATCAAAAACGCCAGCAGCTGGCTGCTCAACGACGCCAGCGGCTATCTGTTCCAGCCCGATGCCGATCGCTGGGAAGGCCGGGCAGCCCTGCGAGACGGCCCCGGACAAGCGCCTTTGTTGCTGCAGTTCGAACAAATCTGGGAGCGCGCGGCGCCCGCCAGCCAACTGCAGGCGCTCGGCTTGTAAACCATTGGCTGAATACCCATGCAGGCATCGCCAATGGCGACTGTCGGCTTATTCGGCGACCGGACGCGCTAAAGCATTGTCAGGCCTACATTCGCGTAGGCAGATACCGACACCGGCATCCATGGCCGGCAGCGCTTATCAGCTTGCCGCATTGCGGAAAGCGCAGGCTATAATTAACAGGATTTTTCGCCGGCGAACCCCTGGCATGACCAAAGTGGTTCGCTGAGGCTTCCCTTCCCTGCCGGTGGTGACGTGAGCACAAACCTGATCCGCGAGTTTTTTGAATCCTCGCAACTCGCAGGCGGCAACGCCGACTATGTCGAATCGTTGTATGACGCCTGGCTAGCCGACCCCGCGTCGGTGCCTGCCGAGTGGAATACCTACTTCAAAGCATTCAAAGGCCGCGAGTCGGGAGACGTCTCCCATACCGCGGCCATTGCGCGTATAGAGGCGGCGCAAAAGCAGCGCCCCGGCTTCGTCGCAGCGGGCCCCGTCAGCGACGAACATGCGCGCAAACAGGCCGGTGTGTTGCGCCTGCTCACGGCCTACCGTTCTCGCGGCCACCTCGCCGCCGATCTCGATCCGCTGGGCCTGACGTCCAAGACGCACGCTCCCGATCTGGACCTTGCCTTCCACGGCCTGTCCGACGCGGACCTCGATACCGAATTCGATTGCGGCAACTTCGCCGGCGGCGGTCAGCGCATGAAGCTGCGCGAGCTGTTCGCGCGCCTCAAGCGCGTGTACACCGGCACGATCGGTACGGAGTTCATGCACATCTCCGACCACGCGCAGCGCAATTGGCTCTACACACGCCTGGAACAGGCCAACGGCAGCGCCGGACTGGATAAAGCCGGCAAGCAGCACCTGCTTGGAAGCCTGACGGCCGCCGAGGGTCTGGAGCGCTACCTGCACACGAAGTACGTCGGCCAGAAGCGCTTCTCGTTGGAAGGCGGCGACAGCTTGATTCCGATGGTCGACGACGTCGTGCGCGCCGCGGGCGACAACGGTATCAAGGACCTGGTTATCGGCATGGCCCACCGCGGCCGTTTGAACGTGCTGGTGAACATTCTCGGCAAGCCGCCGAAGACCCTGTTCAACGAATTCGAAGGCATCTTCGAGCACCACGAAGACGACCCCGCACACTCCGGCGACGTGAAGTACCACATGGGCTTCTCCGCCGACGTGCGTACGCCCAAGGGCGGCGTGCACGTGGCGCTGGCGTTCAATCCGTCGCATTTGGAAATCGTCAACCCGGTGGTCGCCGGTTCCGTGCACGCGCGCCAAGTTCGCCGTCGCGACAACGACCGCACCAAGTCGTTTGCTGTGCTGATTCACGGCGACGCCGCGCTCGCCGGCCAGGGCGTGAACATGGAATTGTTCAACATGTCGCAGGCGCGCGGCTTCAAGATCGGCGGCACGCTGCATATCGTGGTGAACAACCAAGTGGGCTTCACCACGTCCAACCCGCAAGACGCGCGCTCCACGCTGTATTGCACCGACATCGCCAAGATGGTCAACGCGCCGGTGTTCCATGTGAACGGCGACGATCCGGAAGCGGTGATTCAAATCACGCGACTCGCGTATGAATTCCGCAAAGAATTCCGCAAGGACGTGGTGATCGATCTGGTCTGCTATCGCCGTCACGGCCACAACGAAGCCGACGAACCGGCCGCCACGCAGCCGGTGATGTATCAAATCATCCGCAAGCGCCCCACCACGCGCGAACTCTACGCGCAGCAACTGACGAAGGAAGGCGCGCTGGCCGATGGCGATGCGCAGAAGCTCGTCGACGATTACCGCAATCGCCTCGAAGCGGGCGCTGCGATGACCGATCTGCATCCGTCGCTGACCAAGGACGTGGAAGTGGATTGGAGCAAGTTCATCGGCGGCAAGCTTTCCACGCCGACCGACACCACCATCGCCAAGAAAAAACTGGTCGAACTCGCTACGCGCATTCTTGATCTACCGAAGGACGTGACGCTGCAATCGCGCGTCGCCAAGATCTACGACGATCGCCGCAAAATGGCGAGCGGCGAACAATCGGCCGACTGGGGCTTCGCCGAAAACCTCGCCTACGCCACGCTGATCGACGAAGGTCACAACCTGCGTCTGGTCGGCCAGGATGCGGGTCGCGGTACGTTCTTCCATCGTCATGCCGTGCTGCATGATCAGAAAGACGGCCATACGTACATGCCGCTCGCGTCGCTGCGTCCGGATGCCGACGTCGAAGTGATCGATTCGCTGCTCAGCGAAGAAGCCGTGATGGCGTTCGAATACGGTCACGCCACCACCGATCCTTACACGCTCAACATCTGGGAAGGTCAGTTCGGCGATTTCGCCAACGGCGCGCAGGTGGTGATCGATCAGTTCATCAGCTCCGGTGAAGCGAAGTGGGATCGACTGTGCGGTCTGGCGCTGTTCCTGCCGCACGGTTACGAAGGCCAGGGTCCGGAGCATTCCTCCGCGCGTCTGGAACGCTTCCTGCAATTGTGCGCGCTGGAAAACATGCAGGTGTGCGTGCCGACCACGCCGGCGCAGGATTTCCACATGATCCGCCGCCAGATGCTGCGCCCGGTGCGCAAGCCGCTGATCGTGATGACGCCCAAGTCGCTGCTGCGCCACAAGCTGGCCGTCTCCACGCTGGACGAACTGGCCAACGGCAGCTTCCAGCTGGTGATCGGCGAACATCGCGATCTGCAAGCGAAGAAAGTCAAGCGCGTGGTGCTGTGTTCGGGCAAGGTTTATTACGACTTGCTGGAAGACGCCGAAAAGCGCGGCGTCAACGATGTCGCCATCGTGCGCGTCGAGCAGCTCTATCCGTTCCCGCGCCCGGAAGTGACGGCCGAACTGGAAAAGTATCCTTCCGCCAAGGAAGTGATCTGGTGCCAGGAAGAGCCGATGAACCAGGGCGCATGGTTCCAGATCCGTCATCACTTGCAGGCTTGCGTCAACAACAAGCAGAGCCTCTCGTACGCCGGTCGCGCGCGTTCGCCCGCTCCGGCTGCCGGTCATCTCAACGATCACGTTGCCGAACAAGCGTCGCTGGTTGAACAAGCGCTGGTTGCACCGGTCGGTCCCGATCACTCAGCAGAATAAATTTTCAAGGATTCCTCATGTCTACCGAAGTCAAAGTCCCCGTTCTGCCCGAGTCCGTCTCCGACGCCACCATCGCGACCTGGCACAAGAAAGCCGGCGACGCTGTGAAGCGCGACGAGAACCTGGTCGATCTGGAAACCGACAAAGTCGTGCTGGAGGTGCCGGCGCCGGTCGATGGCGTGCTGAAGGAACTCAAGTTCCAGGAAGGCGCTACGGTTAACAGCCAGCAAGTGATCGCGATCATCGAGGAAGGCGCAGCTGCTGCCGCGCCGGCTCCCGCGGCCGCTGCACCCGCTCCGGCCCCGGCGGCCGCCGCGCCGGCTCCGGCCGCTCCGAAGGCTCCCGCTGCGGGCGCCGCCGATCTGTCTCCGGCCGGCCTGCGTGTCGCCACCGAACAGAACATCGACCCGTCCAAGGTCGCTGGCACCGGCCGCGATGGCCGCGTGACCAAAGAAGACCTGGTCAATTACGGCAAGGGTGGCGCTCCCGCTGCTGCCGCGCCGGCCGTGGCGCCGACGCCGGGTTCGCGTCCGGAAGAACGCGTGCCGATGACGCGCATCCGCACACGCATCGCCGAGCGTTTGATGCAGTCGAAGAACTCCATCGCGATGCTCACCTCGTTCAACGAAGTGAACCTCGCCGAAGTGTCCAAGATGCGCAAGACGCTGGGCGAGCAGTTCGAAAAAGCCAATGGCGTGAAGCTCGGCTTTATGAGCTTCTTCGTGAAGGCCGCGACCGAAGCGCTGAAGCGTCATCCGATCATCAACGCCTCGGTCGACGGCAACGACATCATCTATCACGGCTATCAGGACATCTCCATCGCCGTGGCCACCGACAAGGGCTTGGTGACGCCGGTGCTGCGCGATGCGCAGAACATGAGCTTCGCCGACGTCGAAAAGGGCATCGCCAACTACGCGAAGAAAGCGCGCGAAGGCAAGCTCGGTCTTGACGATCTGCAAGGCGGCACGTTCACCATCACCAACGGCGGCACCTTCGGTTCGCTGTTGTCGACGCCGATTGTCAATCCGCCGCAGAGCGCGATCCTCGGCATGCACACCATCAAGGAGCGTGCGATCGTCGAGAACGGCCAGGTGATCGCCGCGCCGATGATGTACCTAGCGATCTCCTACGATCATCGCATCATCGATGGCAAGGACGCGGTGCTGTTCCTGGTCGATATCAAGAACCAGCTGGAAAATCCGCAGCGCATGCTGCTCGGCATGTAATCGCACGGGCTGGCGAGGGCGCGCTCGACGCTGCCCTCGCCACGCCGCTCGCGTGACACCCCTTTCGAAATCCCTACCGCGCCGCCATATACGGCACGATCCGCTCCCCAGGAACCTCGAATCATGAGCGAAAAATTCGACGTCATCGTCATCGGCGCCGGCCCTGCCGGTTATGTGGCCGCCATTCGCGCCGCGCAGCTGGGCCTCAAGACCGCCTGCGTGGATGCCTTCGTCGGCAAAGACGGCAAGCAAGCGCTCGGCGGCACCTGCCTCAACGTGGGTTGCATTCCGTCCAAGGCGCTGCTGGACTCGTCCAAGCAGTACTACAACCTGTCGCACAACCTGCCGGCGCACGGCATCAGCGTCGAAAACGCAAAGGTCGACCTCGGCACGTTCATCGGCCGCAAGGACAAGATCGTCAAGCAGTTCACCGGCGGCATCGGTCAATTGTTCAAGGCGAACAAAGTCACCGCGTTCTTCGGCAAGGGCAAGCTGCTGAAGGGCAACGACGTCGAAATCACCGGCAACGACGGCAGCAAGCAAACGATCAGCGCCACCAACGTGATCCTCGCTTCCGGTTCGGTGCCGATCGAACTGCCGTTCGCGAAGTTCGACAACAAGTTCATCCTCGACAACGCCGGTGCGCTCGACATCAACGAAGTGCCCAAGCGCCTGGGCGTGATCGGCGCTGGCGTCATCGGTCTGGAGCTGGGCAGCGTGTGGCGCCGTCTGGGTTCGGAAGTCACCGTGCTCGAAGCGCTGCCGGATTTCCTCGGCGCCGCCGACGCCGACATCGCGAAGATCGCACTGAAGGAATTCGGCAAACTGGGCCTCGACATCAAGCTCGGCGCCAAGCTCAGCAAGGCGGAAATCAAGAAGAACGCCGTCGAACTCACCTATGAAGACAAAGACGGCAAGCACGAGCTCACCGTCGACAAGCTGCTCGTCGCGGTGGGTCGTCGCGCGTACACCGACGGCCTGCTGGCCGGCGATACCGGCGTGAAGATCGATGAGCGCGGCCGCATCGTGGTCGACGAACACAACCACACCGGCGTCGATGGCGTGTGGGCGATCGGCGACGCCGTCCGCGGCCCGATGCTTGCGCACAAGGGCTCCGAGGAAGGCGTGGCCGTGGCCGAGTGGATCGCCGGCAAGGCGGGCCACATCAATTACGACACCATTCCGTGGGTGATCTACACCGAGCCAGAAATCGCCTGGGCCGGTAAGACCGAAAAGCAGCTCAAGGAAGAAGGCGTCCCGTACAAAGTCGGCACCTTCCCGTTTGCCGCCATCGGCCGCGCCGTCGCCATGAACGAGGCCATCGGCCAGGTGAAGGTGATCGCCCATGCCGACACCGACCGCCTGCTAGGCGTTCATATGGTCGGTCCGGGCGTGTCGGAACTGATCGCCGAAGCCGTGGTAGCGATGGAGTTCAAGGGCTCGGCCGAAGACCTGGCTCGCATCGTTCACGCGCATCCGACGCTTTCGGAAGCCGTGCACGAAGCCGCCCTTTCCGTCGACAAGCGCGCCATTCACAAAGGCAACTGATCGACCTCGACATGATTCACGGCCCGCCCATGGCAACATGCGCGGGCCGTTTTATTTCCGCATCTGCGTCACGATCCATCACCCGAAAGCCGAGCCCACCGACATGCCCCAACCCACCGCCCTTTGCGTCTACTGCGGCTCCCAAGGCGGCAACCGCCCTCTCTACACCGAAACGGCGCAGGCCTTCGGCGCCGAGTTGGCGCGGCGGAATATCACCCTGGTATATGGCGGCGGCAAAGTGGGATTGATGGGCTCGGTGGCCAATGCGACTTTGAACGCGGGCGGCAAAGTTATCGGCGTTATTCCACGCCAGCTGGTTGAGCGCGAAGTCGCGCACACGGGACTGAGCGAGCTTGTGGTGGTCGACACCATGCATCAACGCAAGACGCGCATGTACGAACTCTCCGATGCGTTTGTCGCGCTGCCCGGCGGCTTCGGCACCATGGATGAGATGTTCGAAATGCTGACGTGGGCGCAACTGGGATTGCACAGCTATCCGTGCGGATTTCTGAACACGCTCGGTTATTACGAACACTTGCGCGGCATGATGGATCACATGGTGTCGCAAGGTTTTGTTTCGCAGAGCCGTCGCGACGCCGTGTGGTTCGGCGACTCCACCGACGCGTTGTTCGATTGGATAAGCCGCTACCAAGCAGCCGCAACGTCGTTCGGCATCGACACCTCCAGCATCAAGGCATAAGGCGCACGGCTATGACCGCATTTCAGGCATTTCGCATTCACAACGACGCCAATGGCTATCGCGGCGGCATAGAAACACTGCAAGCCGACGCGCTGAGCCCTGGCGAGGTGTTAGTGAAAGTCGCCTACTCGTCGGTGAATTACAAAGATGCGCTCGCGGGCACGGGCAAAGGCAAAATCCTTCGCCAATATCCGCTCAACGGGGGCATCGACGCGGCAGGTGTCGTGGTGGCGTCCACCAGCACCGCCTTCAAAGAAGGCGACCAGGTGCTATGCACCGGCAGCGGCCTCTCCGAAACGCGCGACGGCGGCTATGGCGAATACATTCGCTTGCCTTCGTCGTGGACGATTCCGTTGCCGCAAGGGCTCAGCCTGCGCGAGAGCATGATTCTCGGAACAGCCGGCTTTACGGCTGCGCTGGCGCTGGTGCGGATGGAAGACAACCGCCAATCGCCCGCGCTCGGCCCACTTGCCGTGAGCGGCGCCAGCGGCGGCGTCGGCATGCTCGCCATCGACATCTTCACGCGCGCCGGTTACCAGGTGCATGCGATCAGCGGAAAATCGGCGCACTTCGATTTCTTGCGCAGCCTCGGCGCGACGGAATGCATCGATCGTCACCAACTCCAATTCAGTGGCAAACCGATGGATTCGGCCCGCTTCGGCGGCGCGCTGGACAACGTGGGCGGCGCAATGATCGCCGGCCTGCTCCCGCTGATCGTGCCGTACGGCAACGTCGCCATTTGCGGCAACGCCGGCGGTATCGAGCTGGACAGTACCGTGATGCCGTTCATTATTCGCGGCGTCAGCCTGCTCGGCGTCGCCTCGGCCGGCACCGCCCGCGATCTGCGCGATCAGGTGTGGCAACATCTCGCCAGCGACTGGAAACCGCGCCATCTCGATCGTATCGCCACCCAAGAAGTGAGCCTGGAGCAGCTCCCGCAGGTATTCGACCGCATGCTGGGGGGTGAATCGTTTGGACGTACAATTGTGAGAGTCGGCAACATCTAGTGCTTGGAAGCATCGCCGCCACGACTTAGAATTAACGAAACGACAAGGGGATTTCCACCTTATGGCACGCATTCTTATCGTCGACGATTCTCCGTCGCAGCTTCTCGGTATCAAGCGCATCGTCGAGAAGCTCGGCCATGAAACGCTGACCGCCGAAGACGGTGCCGCGGGTGTCGCTGTGGCGAAGCAGGAAAAACCTGCGCTGATCTTGATGGACGTGGTGATGCCGAACCTCAACGGCTTCCAGGCAACCCGCACCATCAGCAAGGATCCGGAAACC is a genomic window containing:
- the lpdA gene encoding dihydrolipoyl dehydrogenase, with protein sequence MSEKFDVIVIGAGPAGYVAAIRAAQLGLKTACVDAFVGKDGKQALGGTCLNVGCIPSKALLDSSKQYYNLSHNLPAHGISVENAKVDLGTFIGRKDKIVKQFTGGIGQLFKANKVTAFFGKGKLLKGNDVEITGNDGSKQTISATNVILASGSVPIELPFAKFDNKFILDNAGALDINEVPKRLGVIGAGVIGLELGSVWRRLGSEVTVLEALPDFLGAADADIAKIALKEFGKLGLDIKLGAKLSKAEIKKNAVELTYEDKDGKHELTVDKLLVAVGRRAYTDGLLAGDTGVKIDERGRIVVDEHNHTGVDGVWAIGDAVRGPMLAHKGSEEGVAVAEWIAGKAGHINYDTIPWVIYTEPEIAWAGKTEKQLKEEGVPYKVGTFPFAAIGRAVAMNEAIGQVKVIAHADTDRLLGVHMVGPGVSELIAEAVVAMEFKGSAEDLARIVHAHPTLSEAVHEAALSVDKRAIHKGN
- a CDS encoding sulfite exporter TauE/SafE family protein, with amino-acid sequence MAPFSEFLIFAGIGALAQLVDGALGMAYGVTSAGMLLGIGMPPALASASVHYAETFTCGASGLSHWWAGNVQRNLFWALVIPGVIGAVIGATALAHMPPIWIRYFLTPYLLAMGLFLVFRTTRRKDRRTDVPHGTRVLGFIAGLLDAAGGGGWSALTVTTMVARGQEPRTVIGSVHLAKCIVSLAASITFLLSIGQSKLHVVLGLIFGGVAAAPFGAWLVRRLPPRVSTLMAGLTVLALGIYNFYHLMHR
- a CDS encoding TIGR00730 family Rossman fold protein; translation: MPQPTALCVYCGSQGGNRPLYTETAQAFGAELARRNITLVYGGGKVGLMGSVANATLNAGGKVIGVIPRQLVEREVAHTGLSELVVVDTMHQRKTRMYELSDAFVALPGGFGTMDEMFEMLTWAQLGLHSYPCGFLNTLGYYEHLRGMMDHMVSQGFVSQSRRDAVWFGDSTDALFDWISRYQAAATSFGIDTSSIKA
- the purB gene encoding adenylosuccinate lyase: MSTHALTALSPLDGRYAGKTEALRPIFSEFGLMHRRVHVEIEWLLALAAEKAIVELPAFTAEQIAKLKAIATDFSVEDGARIKAIEATTNHDVKAVEYFIKERIGHDDTLAQAKEFVHFACTSEDINNLSYALMLRDARKDVLLPWFDKIIATLRDLAHTNANLPMLSRTHGQTASPSTLGKEIANVVARLERQRKQLAAVEVPGKINGAVGNYNAHAIAYPEVDWRAFSQRFVTSLGLDYNPYTTQIEPHDGVAEYCDVVRRANIIMIDLARDVWGYISLGYFKQALKAGEVGSSTMPHKVNPIDFENAEGNFGLANALLGHFAEKLPISRWQRDLTDSTVLRALGTAFGHTLVALESLQKGLGKLNVNADRLVGDLDASWEVLAEAVQTVMRRYGLPEPYEQLKALTRGQGITRDSMRQFIATLALPEDAKQRLLELTPGTYIGLAVDLAKTI
- a CDS encoding cupin domain-containing protein, with product MTLSNASRKPLPIEVSGSSKLPLGMTDAQFLRDYWQKRPLLIRNAFPDFHLPIQPEDLAGLACEESALSRLIQHDEDRERWRVKTGPLSEDDFSKTGDANWTLLVQDVDKWDMDVAALLVHFSFLPSWRVDDVMISYAEPGGGVGAHVDQYDVFLLQGLGQRHWAISTDPHAPKDFRLDVELKQLQHFAPTHEWLLDPGDMLYLPPGIPHDGVAFGGPCMTFSIGMRAPSQAELVGDLADYLAERLSEEQRYADPDLAPVKRTGEIDKAALNRVRVAVPFAASLDDAALVDWFGCFITRYRSAQTPLAPSKPVSEAALMKQLSNGASLLRHPWSRMAWAQVGSRCWLYVNGHAYPASVRRATQLCAERTLSPPFELSANDLALLLALVNDGHLIPRRLRGHRA
- a CDS encoding 2-oxoglutarate dehydrogenase E1 component, translated to MSTNLIREFFESSQLAGGNADYVESLYDAWLADPASVPAEWNTYFKAFKGRESGDVSHTAAIARIEAAQKQRPGFVAAGPVSDEHARKQAGVLRLLTAYRSRGHLAADLDPLGLTSKTHAPDLDLAFHGLSDADLDTEFDCGNFAGGGQRMKLRELFARLKRVYTGTIGTEFMHISDHAQRNWLYTRLEQANGSAGLDKAGKQHLLGSLTAAEGLERYLHTKYVGQKRFSLEGGDSLIPMVDDVVRAAGDNGIKDLVIGMAHRGRLNVLVNILGKPPKTLFNEFEGIFEHHEDDPAHSGDVKYHMGFSADVRTPKGGVHVALAFNPSHLEIVNPVVAGSVHARQVRRRDNDRTKSFAVLIHGDAALAGQGVNMELFNMSQARGFKIGGTLHIVVNNQVGFTTSNPQDARSTLYCTDIAKMVNAPVFHVNGDDPEAVIQITRLAYEFRKEFRKDVVIDLVCYRRHGHNEADEPAATQPVMYQIIRKRPTTRELYAQQLTKEGALADGDAQKLVDDYRNRLEAGAAMTDLHPSLTKDVEVDWSKFIGGKLSTPTDTTIAKKKLVELATRILDLPKDVTLQSRVAKIYDDRRKMASGEQSADWGFAENLAYATLIDEGHNLRLVGQDAGRGTFFHRHAVLHDQKDGHTYMPLASLRPDADVEVIDSLLSEEAVMAFEYGHATTDPYTLNIWEGQFGDFANGAQVVIDQFISSGEAKWDRLCGLALFLPHGYEGQGPEHSSARLERFLQLCALENMQVCVPTTPAQDFHMIRRQMLRPVRKPLIVMTPKSLLRHKLAVSTLDELANGSFQLVIGEHRDLQAKKVKRVVLCSGKVYYDLLEDAEKRGVNDVAIVRVEQLYPFPRPEVTAELEKYPSAKEVIWCQEEPMNQGAWFQIRHHLQACVNNKQSLSYAGRARSPAPAAGHLNDHVAEQASLVEQALVAPVGPDHSAE
- the odhB gene encoding 2-oxoglutarate dehydrogenase complex dihydrolipoyllysine-residue succinyltransferase encodes the protein MSTEVKVPVLPESVSDATIATWHKKAGDAVKRDENLVDLETDKVVLEVPAPVDGVLKELKFQEGATVNSQQVIAIIEEGAAAAAPAPAAAAPAPAPAAAAPAPAAPKAPAAGAADLSPAGLRVATEQNIDPSKVAGTGRDGRVTKEDLVNYGKGGAPAAAAPAVAPTPGSRPEERVPMTRIRTRIAERLMQSKNSIAMLTSFNEVNLAEVSKMRKTLGEQFEKANGVKLGFMSFFVKAATEALKRHPIINASVDGNDIIYHGYQDISIAVATDKGLVTPVLRDAQNMSFADVEKGIANYAKKAREGKLGLDDLQGGTFTITNGGTFGSLLSTPIVNPPQSAILGMHTIKERAIVENGQVIAAPMMYLAISYDHRIIDGKDAVLFLVDIKNQLENPQRMLLGM